From the genome of Bacteroides sp. MSB163, one region includes:
- a CDS encoding ribose-phosphate pyrophosphokinase: MVAKRNIPESWKNQWHKPMISLFDYIPTRYEATEREKQIRSLIWDFKAGKRSKQVAAIVAGKIAEKFGSFADSIVFVCVPASSAERTEKRYRDFCEEVSNLCGCMNGYKAVKVGGKRMTIHETKKGKSIQNTETVTLNTDFFNGKRVLVFDDILTKGHSYAQFACALEQLGAEVVGGYFLGRTILSYN; the protein is encoded by the coding sequence ATGGTAGCAAAAAGAAACATTCCCGAATCATGGAAAAATCAGTGGCATAAACCGATGATTTCCTTATTTGACTACATACCGACAAGATACGAGGCTACAGAACGGGAAAAACAAATCCGCTCACTGATATGGGACTTCAAGGCTGGGAAACGCAGCAAACAGGTAGCGGCTATCGTAGCGGGTAAGATAGCGGAAAAATTCGGTTCGTTTGCCGATAGCATTGTGTTTGTCTGTGTTCCTGCAAGTTCGGCAGAACGGACGGAAAAACGCTATCGGGACTTTTGCGAAGAGGTTTCCAACCTTTGCGGGTGTATGAATGGCTACAAAGCCGTGAAAGTGGGCGGAAAACGTATGACCATCCACGAAACCAAGAAAGGCAAAAGCATACAGAACACGGAAACTGTTACGCTGAATACTGACTTTTTCAACGGAAAGCGGGTACTCGTTTTTGATGACATACTAACGAAAGGACACAGCTACGCACAATTTGCGTGCGCACTGGAGCAATTAGGTGCGGAAGTGGTGGGAGGTTATTTCTTGGGTAGAACAATTCTTTCTTATAACTAA
- a CDS encoding JAB domain-containing protein gives MNTLFDNDCRYMSDSELIYEISNNRQIVSDVERSNGEIDIDRLFASLTPGRKKVAVAAVEIYKRQQSQQVERRLIRMSKDVYDLMQPLIGDLRNEEFWVVAINNASRIIKKVQVSVGGIDQTSADVRLIMQVLINTGASQFAAVHNHPSGNSRPSNEDKRLTEQLKKAAALFNIRMMDHVIITNDGYYSFCDEGMI, from the coding sequence ATGAATACTTTATTCGATAATGATTGCCGCTACATGAGCGATAGTGAACTGATTTACGAGATAAGCAATAATAGGCAGATTGTTTCAGACGTTGAACGCAGCAACGGGGAGATAGATATAGACAGGCTGTTTGCATCCTTGACGCCTGGACGCAAGAAAGTAGCCGTGGCAGCAGTGGAGATATACAAGAGACAGCAGTCTCAACAGGTTGAACGCAGGCTTATACGAATGAGCAAGGATGTATATGATTTGATGCAGCCGTTAATTGGTGATTTACGGAATGAGGAGTTTTGGGTAGTGGCTATTAATAATGCATCCCGAATAATCAAGAAAGTACAGGTTTCAGTAGGCGGTATAGACCAGACTTCGGCAGATGTACGGCTGATAATGCAGGTGTTGATAAATACGGGAGCTTCGCAGTTTGCAGCGGTACACAATCATCCGAGCGGCAACAGCCGACCGAGCAATGAGGACAAGAGGCTGACGGAACAGCTTAAAAAGGCGGCAGCGTTATTCAATATTCGGATGATGGACCACGTAATTATAACGAATGACGGATATTATAGCTTTTGTGATGAAGGAATGATTTGA
- a CDS encoding phage holin family protein — MIRFITKFVGTYGYDSLKEFFLSVAPSFKYNLQLPAISFSAITAVVSEWIGITPLLAMAMLIAIVSEMWTGIKASKIQGIGFESFRFSRCIIKLCIWLTIIYITHSFYLESKAGAEDSFIMLLATLFFSIVKVFVMTWFCVEHVTSILENLAVIDGKPKDTLIKQVGMLWVMVTDKFKRKVDETER, encoded by the coding sequence ATGATACGCTTCATTACCAAGTTCGTCGGTACCTATGGATATGATTCCCTGAAGGAGTTTTTTCTTTCAGTGGCACCCAGTTTTAAATATAACCTGCAACTGCCGGCTATTTCCTTCAGTGCAATCACTGCGGTAGTCAGTGAATGGATAGGTATTACTCCGCTGCTGGCGATGGCTATGCTGATCGCCATTGTTTCCGAAATGTGGACGGGTATCAAGGCAAGCAAGATCCAGGGCATAGGATTTGAATCCTTCCGTTTCTCACGCTGTATCATCAAACTGTGTATATGGCTGACCATCATTTATATCACGCACTCATTCTATCTGGAGAGCAAGGCAGGGGCGGAAGATAGCTTCATCATGCTGCTGGCGACTCTGTTCTTTTCAATTGTCAAAGTGTTCGTCATGACCTGGTTCTGTGTGGAGCATGTGACAAGCATATTGGAGAACCTGGCAGTTATTGACGGTAAACCTAAAGATACGCTGATCAAGCAGGTGGGCATGTTGTGGGTTATGGTTACAGACAAGTTTAAAAGAAAGGTAGATGAGACGGAACGTTAG
- a CDS encoding DUF6712 family protein has product MIFSAEKWNKGAELKALMKVNTAISFDMMEAPLRGAFRQFLFPLLGDAMAAEVIEIYNFGPNPDVLEPNTEGATEREKLDARLLEICQRANANLAFWNDFDEISVRITDAGFQRQKSDNETFQGVYKYQEDNLRQSFRNKGFNALDELLEFLYAHIAEYPEFAASKAYQDRKSAIVRSTADVNDVCFIGGSRIIFLRLQPHLKFVEEMLLQPAIGDRLYEHLIDGLVNPPEDEEQQKNVERLRLACSRYIGTMAVRRLLMETGSITDRGLYFTTIRSGEKGNEQKEPVDTKRIAVQIQNLKADADMYMTALLRIARSYFTDYYAGDPRRIFDRDNDRKRTFWV; this is encoded by the coding sequence ATGATATTCAGTGCAGAGAAATGGAACAAGGGTGCCGAACTCAAGGCACTGATGAAGGTGAATACCGCGATTTCGTTTGATATGATGGAAGCACCGCTTCGGGGTGCCTTCCGGCAATTCCTGTTTCCACTACTGGGGGATGCGATGGCGGCCGAAGTGATTGAGATATATAATTTCGGTCCGAATCCGGATGTGTTGGAACCGAATACTGAAGGGGCAACTGAACGGGAAAAACTGGATGCCCGGCTGCTTGAGATCTGCCAGCGCGCGAACGCGAACCTGGCGTTCTGGAATGATTTCGATGAAATCAGTGTCCGGATTACGGATGCGGGATTTCAACGGCAGAAGTCCGACAATGAAACCTTTCAAGGGGTATATAAGTACCAGGAAGACAATCTTCGGCAGTCTTTCCGCAACAAGGGGTTCAATGCGCTGGATGAGCTGCTTGAGTTCCTGTATGCCCATATAGCGGAATATCCGGAATTTGCCGCCTCGAAAGCCTACCAAGACCGGAAATCCGCCATTGTCCGCAGTACTGCGGATGTGAATGATGTCTGTTTCATTGGCGGCAGCCGGATCATCTTCCTGCGGTTGCAGCCGCATCTGAAATTTGTAGAGGAAATGTTACTTCAGCCGGCTATCGGTGACAGGCTTTATGAGCATCTGATTGACGGGTTGGTCAATCCCCCTGAAGATGAAGAACAACAGAAGAATGTGGAACGCTTGCGTCTGGCTTGTTCCCGCTATATTGGGACAATGGCGGTCAGACGGCTGTTGATGGAGACGGGCAGCATTACAGACCGCGGACTGTACTTTACAACAATCCGGTCAGGTGAAAAGGGTAATGAACAGAAAGAGCCGGTTGATACGAAACGGATAGCCGTACAGATACAGAACCTGAAGGCGGATGCCGACATGTATATGACCGCATTGCTGCGGATTGCCCGTAGTTATTTTACTGATTACTATGCCGGTGATCCCCGTAGGATATTCGACCGGGACAATGACCGTAAACGTACATTCTGGGTATGA